The Pelecanus crispus isolate bPelCri1 chromosome 7, bPelCri1.pri, whole genome shotgun sequence genome includes a window with the following:
- the RAB7A gene encoding ras-related protein Rab-7a: MTSRKKVLLKVIILGDSGVGKTSLMNQYVNKKFSNQYKATIGADFLTKEVMVDDRLVTMQIWDTAGQERFQSLGVAFYRGADCCVLVFDVTAPNTFKTLDSWRDEFLIQASPRDPENFPFVVLGNKIDLENRQVTTKRAQAWCYSKNNIPYFETSAKEAINVEQAFQTIARNALKQETEVELYNEFPEPIKLDKNDRVKASAESCSC, translated from the exons ATGACTTCTAGGAAGAAAGTGTTACTGAAAGTCATCATCCTTGGAGACTCTGG GGTGGGAAAGACATCACTCATGAACCAGTATGTGAACAAGAAATTCAGTAACCAGTACAAGGCTACGATAGGTGCAGACTTCCTGACAAAAGAGGTCATGGTGGATGACAGGCTAGTGACAATGCAG ATATGGGATACAGCAGGACAAGAACGATTTCAGTCTCTGGGAGTTGCCTTCTACAGGGGAGCAGACTGCTGCGTGCTGGTGTTTGATGTCACGGCCCCCAACACATTCAAAACCCTAGACAGCTGGAGGGACGAATTCCTCATTCAGGCCAGTCCAAGAGATCCTGAGAACTTTCCTTTTGTTGTGCTGGGAAACAAGATTGACCTAGAAAACAGACAA GTCACCACAAAACGGGCACAAGCCTGGTGCTACAGTAAAAACAACATCCCCTACTTTGAAACCAGTGCCAAGGAGGCCATTAATGTGGAACAAGCTTTCCAGACGATTGCACGAAATGCACTTAAACAG GAAACCGAAGTGGAGCTTTACAATGAATTCCCTGAACCTATCAAACTAGACAAGAATGACCGAGTGAAGGCTTCTGCggagagctgcagctgctga